The proteins below come from a single Jaculus jaculus isolate mJacJac1 chromosome X, mJacJac1.mat.Y.cur, whole genome shotgun sequence genomic window:
- the LOC101594162 gene encoding FHF complex subunit HOOK interacting protein 2A-like, with amino-acid sequence MFSKVTCILQHAMEALTPSLALREDFVYHWKAITQYYIETSDAKAPVTNTNIPSHLEQMMDILVQEENELESGETGPCMEYLLHHKILEMLYTLGKDDCPPGMKQQVLVFYTKLLGRIQQPLLPHTNVHKPVQKLIGLCGEVLATPTENEEVQFLCIVCAKLKEDPYLINFFLGNQLKSLASKGTSNVISEDALKGQDSLSADSGQSYQPEALSGVNGVQHTDSMDEPSHWLDDLCTSLGDLDITSLLEASIVCSKQDYNLVNSLLNLARSPDGRIAVKACEGLMLLVSLPEPPVAKCFTQSICLSELLTDRLTSLYKALPRSVDPLDIETMEAINWGLDSYSHKEDALAFPGKRDLISFLSWFDYCDQLIKEAQKTTAVFLAKAVHERFFTGVLEPQLMQTSEMDILTSTALLHRIVRQVTSADLLQEIVVFILGDQREPETLAEIGRHPLRQRLIEHCDHISDEISITTLRMFEHLLQKPNENILYNLVLKNLEERNYTEYKPSCSEDRDVAENGLLTGAVHLEGDWLFTDISPDNTLSNQEWLRSSARASLDHSQNDGKPEVHKIVNSFLCLVPDEAKSSYRVEGCGYDTYLRDAYRQFQDSCAICLRWEWPGSPKALEKCNLEGAFFEGHFLKVLLDRMGRLLDQPYNVNLQVTSVLSRLSLFPHPHIHEYLLDPYVNLASGCRSLFSVIIRVVGDLMVRIQCVENFVPKLLLVRKRLLGLEPKGPVIDHITLLEGVIVLEEFCKELATIAFVKYHTSFTQ; translated from the coding sequence ATGTTCTCTAAGGTCACCTGCATCCTACAGCACGCCATGGAGGCACTTACACCTTCTCTTGCTTTACGGGAAGATTTTGTTTATCACTGGAAGGCAATTACCCAGTACTACATCGAGACTTCAGATGCTAAAGCCCCAGTGACTAACACGAACATTCCATCTCATCTGGAACAGATGATGGATATACTGGTTCAAGAAGAAAATGAGCTGGAATCTGGAGAGACAGGGCCATGCATGGAATATCTGCTCCATCATAAGATCTTGGAAATGCTGTACACCTTAGGGAAAGATGATTGTCCTCCAGGCATGAAGCAGCAGGTTTTGGTGTTCTATACTAAACTTCTGGGAAGAATCCAGCAGCCACTGCTTCCACACACTAATGTGCACAAGCCTGTGCAGAAATTAATTGGACTCTGTGGTGAAGTCCTTGCAACACCAACGGAAAATGAAGAGGTTCAATTTCTCTGTATTGTGTGTGCCAAACTGAAAGAGGATCCCTActtgattaatttttttctgggGAATCAGTTGAAGTCATTGGCTTCCAAAGGAACATCCAATGTAATTTCAGAAGACGCACTGAAAGGTCAAGATTCTTTGTCAGCTGATTCAGGACAATCCTATCAGCCAGAGGCGCTGTCTGGTGTTAATGGAGTGCAGCACACAGACTCCATGGATGAGCCCTCTCACTGGTTGGATGACCTGTGCACAAGCTTGGGTGACCTTGATATCACGTCACTGCTAGAGGCCTCCATTGTTTGTTCAAAGCAGGATTACAATTTAGTGAATTCTTTGTTAAATCTTGCTAGAAGTCCAGATGGCCGAATAGCTGTGAAAGCATGCGAGGGCTTGATGCTGCTAGTGAgtttgccagagcctccagttgcaAAGTGCTTTACTCAGAGCATTTGCTTGAGTGAACTGCTGACTGACAGGCTCACCTCACTGTACAAGGCCCTACCTCGGTCAGTGGATCCATTAGATATTGAAACAATGGAAGCAATTAATTGGGGGTTGGACTCCTACAGTCATAAAGAAGATGCTTTAGCATTCCCAGGGAAACGAGacttaatttcatttctttcctggTTTGATTATTGTGACCAACTCATTAAGGAAGCACAAAAGACTACTGCTGTTTTTCTTGCCAAAGCTGTTCATGAAAGATTTTTCACTGGTGTTCTGGAACCTCAGTTAATGCAAACTTCTGAGATGGATATTCTGACATCAACTGCTCTGCTGCATCGCATTGTTCGACAAGTAACCTCTGCTGATTTGCTTCAAGAAATTGTGGTTTTTATCCTTGGAGATCAGAGGGAACCAGAAACTCTGGCAGAAATTGGCAGACATCCTTTAAGACAGAGGTTAATTGAACATTGTGATCATATATCTGATGAGATAAGCATAACAACACTGAGAATGTTTGAACACCTTCTACAAAAACCCAATGAGAACATTCTTTACAACTTGGTCCTAAAAAATcttgaagaaagaaattatacaGAATACAAACCTTCGTGCTCAGAAGACAGAGATGTGGCAGAGAATGGCTTACTAACAGGAGCAGTGCATCTGGAGGGAGATTGGTTATTTACTGACATTTCACCAGACAACACTTTGTCAAATCAAGAGTGGCTTAGGTCTTCAGCTCGTGCCAGTCTAGACCACTCTCAAAATGATGGGAAACCTGAAGTCCATAAAATTGTAAATAGCTTTCTCTGTCTGGTACCGGATGAAGCAAAATCATCCTACCGTGTTGAAGGCTGTGGATATGACACCTACCTCCGAGATGCTTATAGGCAGTTCCAGGACTCATGTGCCATCTGCTTGAGATGGGAGTGGCCTGGGTCTCCAAAAGCACTGGAAAAGTGTAATTTGGAAGGAGCTTTCTTTGAAGGCCACTTTTTGAAAGTTTTATTGGACAGAATGGGAAGACTTCTTGATCAGCCATACAATGTGAACTTGCAGGTGACCTCAGTGTTGTCTAGACTCTCCCTCTTCCCACACCCCCACATACATGAGTATCTTCTGGATCCCTATGTGAACCTGGCCTCTGGCTGTAGATCCCTCTTCTCTGTGATCATCAGGGTTGTTGGAGACCTGATGGTTAGAATTCAGTGCGTTGAAAACTTCGTTCCCAAGCTTCTGCTTGTCAGAAAGCGACTACTTGGCTTGGAACCCAAAGGTCCTGTTATTGACCATATCACATTGCTAGAGGGTGTGATTGTGTTAGAAGAGTTCTGTAAGGAACTGGCCACAATTGCATTTGTGAAATACCATACTTCCTTCACACAGTGA